TCACCCTGGAAGGGATCACATGTGGCATATTGTACGTGGGAGAAAATTTAAACTTGGAATATAGGTGAGATGGCTGTGGGCCATGAATCTGTAGCATTAGGGGAAAGGAAGGATGAGTGCTGGGTTAACACCGGGGGTTCATTCCATACTGAACTGGGCAGTTCGCGGCGTAAAACAGGGGCCACTTCTTTGGCAAAACGCTCCACTTGCTCCAACTGCTCGCTATGCGTCAGTCCATCCACACTGATACTGAGCACCTGATGTCCGTAAGCAGCATGATAGTTCAGAATTTTCTCAATAACCTGCTCCGGACTGCCGATTAACGCAGGGCCACGTGCAATGTTATCCTCCAGATCGGTGAAGGGCGACTGGTTATGCTGTGCGGCGGCGGTGGCATGGAACGCTTCATAGTATGGCTTATAGCGGCGAATGGCCTCTTCACCCGTATCAGCAAGATACAGACTGCCGGCACCAGAGCCAATCACTGCTTGCTGCGGATCATGACCATAATAATCGAGGCGCTCCCGATAATGATCAATTAATGCTTTGTATTTGGCCTGAGGGTGAAAAGAATTCGACGTGAAGAGCGGCTCACCATATTTGGCAGCGAGTTCGGTCGAGACCGTGCTGGACGCGCTGCCATGCCAGATTGGGATGGTTTGCTGAAGCGGCCTGGGCCACGTGGTTACTCCCTCAAGCGGAGGGCGATACGTTCCCTGCCAGGTTACATTCTCCTCAGACCATAGCCGTCTTAGCAAATGATAGCGTTCATCGAGTGAATCCCATTGTTCCTCTTCGCGTATGCCAAACAGCGGATAGTGGCGAGGGTCATTGCCTTTCCCGATGATCATCTCTAGCCGTCCACCCGATAATTGATCCAACGTGGCATAATCCTCGGCAACCCGGACTGGATCAAGTATACTAAGAACAGTGACGGTGGTTAGTAACCGAATGCGTGTGGTTGCTGCGGCTATTGCGGTTAATACGACAGGTGGCGAGGAAGATAGAAAAGGCGCACCATGTCGTTCACCGATTCCATAGGCATCGAATCCCAGTCGTTCAGCCAGCTTCGCTTGCTCTAATATATTTTGGAATTTCTGCTGAGTCGTCAGAGCCTCCCCGGTAACGGCATTAGGTAGATTCATCATGAGACTAAACAAGGCAAATTTCATCTGACCTTCTCCTTGAGCTGAATTGATTGAACTGAATTGATATTATATGTCTCGTATATTCCTATTGAAATAGTAGGAAATGTAAGTTGGATTAAATGTATCATGTTCTCACGGATTCTTCTAATGGATTTTTTCTATAAGCAGGAACATTCAGGCTTCCTTGCATATATGTGAAGGAAATTGCCACGATTTTTATTGACCGCTGTAAAATTTAGGATTAAAATTGTGCTTATCATATAAATTCAAAATTATGGATTTTCATTGTGGAGGTGGGATACATGGAACCTACAACTACGATACGCTCATATATTGAGGACTACATCAGGAAACAGGGGTACACCCTGCAGTATTTTGCCGATATATCGGGAGTTAACGCCGGAACGCTTAGTGCAATTATTAAGGGGACTCGACCCATCGCTATGGCGCAACTGGATCTGATTACCCAAGGCATGAAGCTGGAAGAGGGGTATTTCTACGAGATTTATGGGGCTGAATGTTTCGTGGAATCGGCACCTCATTGGAGAAGACTGGAGCCTTTCCTGCAGCGCTGTGCTGAATTGGACAAGCTGGAATGTATTCAGAAGGTTATCCAGGAAGTGACGGATGATCGCTCGTATATCTCGGAGTTGTTCGAGATGGCCGAAGGCATGCTGGAACGTGGACAGACGAAGGCTGCACGGATGTTGTACGAATGTGTGGCAGAGTGTGAGAAATATCAACATTCGGAACGTCTCGCTCTGTGCCAGTATCGCATCTTCACGCTATCTCTTGGTCAGGACCAGCATGAGAATCTTCGTGCAGCCGTACATTTTGAACCGTATATTAATCGGCTGGACGAGGAACGACAACTGGATGCGATTAAAGACCTGGCGAATGCGTATGCTTCTCTTCGATATCGGGACAAGGTTTTTAATCTGGCTGAAGAATTAGATCAGAAAACAAAAATTTTACAATCGTATACAAAGAAGAAAATAGATAAAAGCGATAGACTAACTGCCTATCCTTTATTCGTATATAGAGCTTATTCCAATTTGCTTAAATCATCGGCATGTGAGAAGCAGGGACGTTATGAAGAAGCTTTGCTCTATACAGAAGTCTATGCCAAGCTTGCTAAAGTCTCTGAACCGGATGAAGAGGATCAAATTTTTATTGATAAATTCGCTGGTTGGGCAGAAGCCAACACTTATTTATATAAATTAATGATGGGTAATCGAAATGTTTTACCTGCATACGTGGAATTTATTGAGAAAAATGAAGAGGAAATTTTACCTGCGATAATTAATATTTTGGAGGCAGCTAATAAGTTTGATCAAAATATTGATGATATTTTGAATAGGTTCAGCGATCGAATTAACTCGGAAATTAACTGTTTAAAAGGGTACACTGAGCAGATGAAAAATGAAATTTATGCAACATTCTTGTTGGAACGTTCTCTCTATCACTTAAATCGCCATGAATATCCAGAGGGTTTGAAGCAACTTATGCACTGTCTGAGAGAGTCTGTACGATTTAACAATCAAACAGATATCATTCATTGTATTTCCCTGTATGAGAAGTACAAAAACATGGGTACGGCTGAAATCGAGCATCAGTACAAACTTATCATGATGGAGGTTCAGAAATCTTATGAAAAAAAAGAAGATATTCTATGTAATCTTGCTTAGCATAATGATTATTAATATAAATCAATTAGCTAATCTGGATAGTGATGTTATTACACAAATAATGTCTGTAACGCATGGCGAAGGAAGACTATAACAGCTAAGATATATTAAATTCTTTCATTAACATGCGTCTTATTTCCGGGATATGGAGATGGGGCGCTTATTTGTACTGCCTATTAGATATGACATAACGAAAAGAGGATTTATCATTGCAGATTGATATTCAGAAGCTTTACGACAAATATATAACATTGGACATTCCTAATCCATTCACTTTAGAGCAGATCCATGATCGACTAACACAGAAATTTTACGCTGAGAAGGTAGATTTAGAGGAGTTTTCCGACTTGCGCAACGATCCTCATGCGGGATTTGATCAGGCGATTGCAGCTTATGTATTCAAGGATGAGAGGGGAACCAAGCAATTAATTAGCCTGAACAAGGATGAAGATATCCATGAGCCATTGGAGTTTGCATGGATCATTAATTCCACTGTGCGAGGATTTTCTCTTCTATTAGTTCTTGAAATCGAAGTATTTTATGGAATGGAAGAGAGTGAGATGACTCTTGGCAATCCACGTTTTGAGGAATATCTGATCCTACTCTATTTAACAGATTACATTGAGTTTGAGAATGACTCTTTCATTCATCTGTTGCGTGCTCGTTATCGAGAGGGCTACAGACTTCGTTATTTTGGCATGCAGAATGGTGATGATAATTATCTATACGAATAAATTTGCTGTCGGATAAGGTTATTAACTTCTTTCTGGAGAAAGGTGCAAAAAGTACTTAGGGTAAAATGCATAATATGTCCATGAATCAGTTTAACGTTAAGGATTGAAAAATTCTCGAATACGATATGTAGACATGCTCTCCATATATTTTCACCACATCTTGTAGTGATGAGAGGGCTTCATATCTCTATGCAAAATGCTTGATGTTGAAAGTATCTCTATGTAAATAAACATTTTATTCTGCAAAGGAATATAATATGAATTTTTTGGCAATGTATCCTAAAATGTTATACAAAGAGGGGGTGCATGCTATGAGTGAACCGAGGCAGATCAAAGATAAAATCGAACGGAACAGGCAAGAGTTAAGTCGTTTGGCGGAGAATCATGGCATGCAAGACAACCAAGTCCTCCGACAGTCCATGGTACTGGACGAGCTGATTAATGAATATAATCGATTCAAATATAAAAGCCATCTTAGGAACAGACAACCGATTGCATAATGCAGTCGGTTTTTTTGTCTAATTATTGTTCTATAGAAATAGCGTAGTCGACTGTAGCGATACAGTCGGCTTTTTGGCGTTCACCTTGAAACCTATGCGGATAACTTGAAATTCCGTACCAATTCCAGGATTGGCAGGATAGCGAATGATCATTAAAACTGGATATGATGACCCCAGTTATATCCAGATTGATCTGTGAAGGGGGCTCATACAATGATCGGGAGAGGGAGGGATGAACGGAAATGATGGACAAGGTACGTACTTTTTTCGGAAAAAACGTAAACCTGCGCACCAAGTTGCTCCTGTTGTTCCTGGCGCTGACGTTGCTGCCGTTAAGCTTGCAGGGAGTGATGAACTACAAGCATTTCTCGCAGACGATGGATCGCAAGACCGAGCAGTTCACTATTGAACTGGTTCGCCAGATTAACGCCAATCTGAATCGGCTGCTGAAGGACTTTGAGCGGTTGTCGCTCTTGCCGCTTTACGATCAGATGGTGCTTGGCATTCTAGGGAAATACAACGCGTCAATGGGGTCGGGTACATGGGCGAGGTCTGAGGATTATCTGAAAATGAAGCTTTACACATCTGGTCAAGCTTATGACCGACCCGAGATTCGGGGAATTCATCTGATTAGCAACAGCGGCATTCTGTTCTCCAATCTCGATTCACTGGCGGTCAAGCCGGTATGGGACAGCAGACAGGATGATTGGTTTGCAGAGCTTGAAGACTCGGAAGGGACGTGGCGCCTGATTCCTCCGCATGACCCCGGCTACTACACGGGCGTTCAGCAAGAATCGTATATATCGGTGGGCAGAGTGCTTCGAGATCCGGGTACGCTCCAGCGATTGGGGTACATTCTGATTGACATCCGTCTGGAAGCCTTCGGCCAACTGTTATCCAATCTGAATGTTGAGCAAGATGCAAGCTTGATGATTGTCGACAGCAAGCAGCGCCTTCTGTTCGAGCGGATCTCCACCGGAGGAATGTCTGCTTACGACCAGTTGCTAACGAATGGACAGCTTCAAAGCTATGCAGGAAACCAAAAAAATGTTCTGGATGGGCAGTCCTATCTCTATGTACAACACCATTCTAGCTATTCCGGGCTCTCGGTGATCAGTCTTACACCTATTGCTGTGATTCAAAAGGAGTCGGGTGAGATGCTCACTTTCACAATAGGGTTCGCTGTATTGTGTATGGCGGCTATATCGATCCTTGCATTCCTGTTATCCTATCGTATCACCCGGCCACTGATTCGACTGAAGCACCATATGATACGGGTAGAGCAGGGAGATTTTAGCCAGCGGGTAGCGCACTTCAGCAATGATGAATTCGGACAGATGAGTAGGGGCTTTAACCGAATGATGGAAGAGATTCATCGACTGTTCAATGAGGTGTTTCTGCTGGGCATTCAAGAGCGGGAGGCAGAGTTGTCCGCGTTGCAAAGCCAGATGAATCCTCACTTTATATACAACACATTGGAGTCCATTAACATGATGGCCATTCGCCAGAAGCATGCTGAGGTGTCGGACATGGTGACGGCGCTCGGCAAGCTGCTGCGCTATACGATTGATAAGGTGGACCGGATGGTTCCACTTGGAGAAGAACTTGCTTTTGTACAATCCTATGTACGCATTCAGCAGGTACGTTACAACGGCAAGTTAAAGATTATCTATGACATCGAAGAAGAGATAACGGAATGTGCGATTCCGAAACTGATACTGCAACCGCTGGTGGAAAATGCAGTCTACCACGGCATTGAAGGGCAGGAAAATGGAGGAGTAATCTGGGTATCTGCTTTGAAATTTGATCATGAGCTGCTGATTAGCGTACGAGACAATGGTAAGGGGATGACTCAGGCTAAGATTGACGAGTTAAACGAATCCATATCAAAACAGCCTTCCAATGAGGCATTACGTTGCCATGCCGGGGATAGTCTGGGGCTTAACAATATCGCCCAGAGGCTCCGTCTTATATATGGAGAAGGCGGCAGCCTAAGCATTGATGGAAGTCCCGGGCAGGGCCTGGTGGTCACCATATCCATTCAACTTCTACCGAAAGGGGATTGAAGCGCATGTATAAAGTATTGCTTGTAGAGGATGAGACGGTCATCCGTCAGGGACTGAGGGAGCTGATCGTACAAGCGTCTTCTCAGTTTCAGGTAACGGGCGAAGCGTCGAGCGGTACCGAGGCGCTGGATTTTCTGAGATGTGAGGTGCCGGATGTGTTAATCACGGATATCCGCATGCGTGAAATGGATGGATTAACTTTGGCAAGCAAAGCCAGAGACATGTATCCTGAATTGCTCATGCTCATCATTAGCGGCTATGGCGAGTTTGAATATGCGCGCAGAGCGATGGAGTTCGGGGTGTTGAACTACCTGTTGAAGCCAATCGATCGCTATGAACTGGCATTATGCATACAGAAGATTCAATTGCTGCTGGATCGCAGATATGGTATTTCAACCCTTTCGGTCCCGGAGCCATCTGGGAAAGCAGAACACGCTGGTGGAGATACGCGGAAGATTATCCGAGATGTGAAGGAGCATATCAAGCAACATCCCGATGGAGATTTGCGACTTCAGACGATAGCAGATCTCGTTAACTTGAACCCTACTTATTTGAGCCAGTTGTTCAAGAACGAAATAGGCATTAATTATTCCGAATACATCACGGAGGCACGTATGGAGCGGGCCAAGTGGTTGCTGATCAACACGGGTCTCAAAATCTATGATGTGGCACGGTTATCCGGGCATCAAAGTCCCAAACACTTCATGCTGGTGTTCAAGCAGCAGGTGGGATGGACTGCGGGAGAATACCGAGACCGATTCAGTATTTCTTGAAAAACCATACCATTTCTGTAGTTGACGTGATTTATGAGGGAACGAAGCTTTCGTTATACTTTGGTTGCACCTGTTACCACAACGTCCATAAGGGGGATTTCCATGAAAAAAGCAGGACTGATACTGATGCTTGTACTCATGATGGTGGCTTCAATCGCGTGCACTAGCGCCAATTCCAGCAGTGAACCTGGCAGTGCAGGCGGGGAGAATGGGGAGGTGGAGCTGAAGTTCATTATGTGGGGCAACCAGGCACATATGGATGTATACAACAAGCTGATTGATGGCTTCACCAAGGAAAATCCAGGCATCAAAGTCACGATGGAATCCGTACCTTTCGCAGAATACCAACAAAAAATTTCGGTGCTTGCTGCCGGAGGCTCTCTTCCCGATCTCGCCTGGGTATCGGAGCGAATGGTACCACAATTCAAGTCCAACCACATTCTGGCCGATGTATCCGAGTTCAAGGATGATGCACAGTTTAAGCTGGATGATTATATTCCAAGTACATTGGATTTGTTCCGTGATGGAGACCAGCTGCTGGGGCTACCTTTCTCTACACCTCCTGTGGTCATGTTTTACAATAAAACGCTGTTCGACAAGGCCGACCTGACTGATCCAAACACACTTGCCACCCAAGGACAATGGACATGGGAACAGTTCGAAGAGTCTGCCAAGGCGATTACAAGTAAGGAGGCGACCAACCGAATCTATGGAGCCAACTTTTTTCGCGACTGGAAGACCTGGGCGGTGCTCTCCTCCTACTCTTGGTCCAATGGAAGCGGTCCATTCGACGAAGGTATGACGAAGTTCACCTGGAACGATGCCTATGGTGTACAGACTTTTGAATTACTGGAGCGCATGATGTTCACCGATGAATCACATCCGAAGGCGGGTGAGCAAGTTAGCTTCGATGCGGGTAATGTGGGCATGTTCTTCGACAATTACAGCTATGTATCCAAAGCAAGGGAGATTACGGATTTTGAATGGAGCATCGCGCCTATGCCTTCCGGTTCACAAGGCAGTGTACCGATGCTAGGGCAGGCCGGATATGCCATGTTCAACGATAGCAAACATCCAGAGGAAACGAAGAAGCTGTTGAAGTATTTTGCGAGTGAGCAGGGAATTCAGGCGACAGCCACCTATTTTGTGCCTCCTCGTACTTCTGTTCTGAACTCGGATGCATTCATTCTTCAGCCGAATAACCCAAGCAAAGAGCATATTGTGCAGGCCGTCATTGATGAAATGCCGAAAGCGCGCTTAATTCCCGGACATATCCGATGGCAGGATATCGACAATGCGGTATTGCAGGGATTTGACCGACTGTTTGCCCGGACGGCGACAACTGAGGATAACCTGAAACAAATGCAGGAAGAGATCCAAAGTGTATTACAACCCTAAATCATTCGATCGAAACCGGAGGTGAGAAAGATGGGCAAATTCAAAGAATTACTTGAGCGGAAACAGCTGTCCCTGGTGGTAAGTCTGCCTGAGAATGAACTTGCTTTGGCTCGGGCAGCTATGGAAGAGGGCGCTGATGCACTCAAGGTGCACTATAATGTCGGTCATCGCGCCAGCGGGAATCATTTTGGTCCACTGGACAGGTATGCCGAGGTATTTCGGGCGATCCGCAGTGAGTTTGGTGGTCCGCTTGGGGTCGTACCTTCCGGCAGTATAGATGGAGCACGAAGGGAGGATGTGGAGCGCCTTGCTGGACTGGGTTTTGATTTCTATTCCATCTATGCACATCACTTGCGCTCCTTCATGCTGAGTGACTTGGGGCTGGACCCAACATTTGCGATCAATGAGGAATATGATGTTTCCCTCGTAAAATCCGCAGCTCACTTCGGCTTCTCTGCTCTGGAGGCATCCATTGTACCTGGCAAAGAATATGGTACACCGCTCAGCTTCGCGGATGTGCTCAAGTATCGCCGTCTGGTCTTGCAAGCCCAGGTTCCGGTATTGGTTCCTTCCCAGCGAAAGCTGGTACCGGAGGATGTTCGGGTGCTAAGCCATGCTGGGGTCAAAGCGATTATGCTTGGAGCGGTTGTGACAGGCAACACGGAGGAACAGCTGCGGAGGGCTGTGAACGAGTTCCGCAATGCGGTGGACAGTCTGAGCCGTCCAGACTAATCAGGGAAAGTCAGGTATATCATGGGGGACACCCTATGTTAGCATCCAGTCGTTCTAACGAATCGAGCACATGTTATTCGCGTCCATGTGTACGGATCTAAAGTTTAAGGAATCATAGAGACGTTATTTCGTCCATTTGGTCGATTTTCATGGTTCTGGCGACATTTTATGGAGATATAACATGACTGAGATTCGTTACCCGGTGCATTCTTTAAAAGTCTGCCTTATAAGATGCGGTGGATTCGTCAGCGCTTGGAGCGAGGGAGAACATACCTTTTGAGACAACACCTTATATAGAATCGTCACAGAGTTCAGCTTCGGAGGAAATTTGAATAAAAAGGGGGTGGCTAATTGTGACCCATCCACACAAGCGCAAAAGAAGGGGGCCGCTCGCCAGAGAAGCCCAGATCGCGGGGTGGCTGTTTGTATCGCCGATGGTGCTTGGGTTTACGCTGCTGCTGTTGTTTCCCATGGGTCTCGCGTTATACATGAGCCTGACCGATTGGCCGCTGCTGGGGGATCATCATTTTGTTGGACTGGAGAATTACCGGAATATTATGACAGACACCATGTTCTGGAAAGTGCTCGCCAATACAGTTTATTTCACAGTGGGACTTGTACCGCTTAATATTGTGCTCGCCCTGCTGCTCGCGTTGCTGCTATCCAGGAATCTGCGGGGGATCGGAATTTTTCGAACAGCAATCTTTGTTCCGGTCATGACCTCGTTGATCGTATGGGCCATCGTGTGGAAGCTGATGTATGCAACAGAATCAGGATTGATTAATCAACTTCTATTGATGACGGGCATCAAGGGTCCGGCGTGGCTATACAATGAAGATTTGGCAATGCCGGCAGTGATTGTGACCAGTGTGCTGAAAAATGTAGGTCTGAATATGGTGCTGTTCATTGCAGCCATTCAGCAGGTACCGCGTTCACTGTACGAAGCAGCAACATTGGACGGTGCGGGCAGAAGGGGAACCTTCTTTCACGTTACACTGCCTATGATTACACCAACGGTGTTTCTGACTGTGGTCATGACCGTGATTGGTTCACTCAAAGTATTCGGACAGATCTATGTGATGACACAGGGTGGGCCGAGTAATAGCACAAAGGTATTAGTTTATTATATCTGGGAAAAAGCATTCAAACTATTCCAGTTCGGCTATGCTTCTGCTCTTGCCTATGTACTGTTCTTCATCGTACTGATCCTGACACTGCTGCAATGGCAGCTCCGAAAGAGGTGGGTATTCAATGAAGGCGATGCCTAGTCCTTCGGGGAGGAAGATAGGAAGTACCCTGGGGACGTATTTGCTGCTGACACTGATTTCGCTAATCATGATTGTTCCGTTTATCTGGATGATATCGACGTCATTCAAAGAGCCCCAGAGCATATTCACCTATCCACCACAGTGGATACCGGAATCATTCCGATTTCAGAACTACATCGATGTCTTTCGACTGATTCCGTTTCACCGTTTTTATTGGAACAGTATTTACATTTCTGCGTTGGTTGTGCTGGGAACCGTATTTTTTGCTTCTCTCGCCGGTTATGCATTCGCCAAAATTCCATTTAAGGGACGTAATGTGGTATTTCTCATCCTGCTGAGTGCCATGATGATTCCTCATGAGGTGACTGCGATTCCGATGTTTCTATTCATGCGGCAGTTGGGGTGGATTGATACCCATCTTCCGCTGATACTACTGCCAATCTTTGGCGCGGGCGGTGTATTTGGCATCTTTGTGATGCGGCAATTCTTCATCACGGTGCCAACGGAACTGGAGGAAGCGGCGATGATCGACGGCTGCAACCGATTCCGAATATATGCGCGAATTATGCTGCCTATTGCCAAGCCGGGTATGGCTACGCTGACGATCTTCACGTTTGTGACGATCTGGAATGAGTTCTTCGATCCGTTGATTTTCATTAACTCGCGTGATCTAATGACGCTGCCGCTTGGATTATCTCTCTTTACAGATGAGGTGGGCACAGCCTGGCAATATCTGATGAGCGCCACCGTCATGGCGACCTTACCACTGTTAATTGTCTTTTTCCTGGCACAACGGCGCTTCATTGAGGGGGTTGCCATGACGGGACTGAAAGAGTAAGCCATGAAATACGTGCAAAGGCGAGCAAT
The window above is part of the Paenibacillus sp. 1781tsa1 genome. Proteins encoded here:
- a CDS encoding LLM class flavin-dependent oxidoreductase is translated as MKFALFSLMMNLPNAVTGEALTTQQKFQNILEQAKLAERLGFDAYGIGERHGAPFLSSSPPVVLTAIAAATTRIRLLTTVTVLSILDPVRVAEDYATLDQLSGGRLEMIIGKGNDPRHYPLFGIREEEQWDSLDERYHLLRRLWSEENVTWQGTYRPPLEGVTTWPRPLQQTIPIWHGSASSTVSTELAAKYGEPLFTSNSFHPQAKYKALIDHYRERLDYYGHDPQQAVIGSGAGSLYLADTGEEAIRRYKPYYEAFHATAAAQHNQSPFTDLEDNIARGPALIGSPEQVIEKILNYHAAYGHQVLSISVDGLTHSEQLEQVERFAKEVAPVLRRELPSSVWNEPPVLTQHSSFLSPNATDSWPTAISPIFQV
- a CDS encoding transcriptional regulator, with the protein product MEPTTTIRSYIEDYIRKQGYTLQYFADISGVNAGTLSAIIKGTRPIAMAQLDLITQGMKLEEGYFYEIYGAECFVESAPHWRRLEPFLQRCAELDKLECIQKVIQEVTDDRSYISELFEMAEGMLERGQTKAARMLYECVAECEKYQHSERLALCQYRIFTLSLGQDQHENLRAAVHFEPYINRLDEERQLDAIKDLANAYASLRYRDKVFNLAEELDQKTKILQSYTKKKIDKSDRLTAYPLFVYRAYSNLLKSSACEKQGRYEEALLYTEVYAKLAKVSEPDEEDQIFIDKFAGWAEANTYLYKLMMGNRNVLPAYVEFIEKNEEEILPAIINILEAANKFDQNIDDILNRFSDRINSEINCLKGYTEQMKNEIYATFLLERSLYHLNRHEYPEGLKQLMHCLRESVRFNNQTDIIHCISLYEKYKNMGTAEIEHQYKLIMMEVQKSYEKKEDILCNLA
- a CDS encoding pyruvate kinase, with the protein product MQIDIQKLYDKYITLDIPNPFTLEQIHDRLTQKFYAEKVDLEEFSDLRNDPHAGFDQAIAAYVFKDERGTKQLISLNKDEDIHEPLEFAWIINSTVRGFSLLLVLEIEVFYGMEESEMTLGNPRFEEYLILLYLTDYIEFENDSFIHLLRARYREGYRLRYFGMQNGDDNYLYE
- a CDS encoding aspartyl-phosphate phosphatase Spo0E family protein → MSEPRQIKDKIERNRQELSRLAENHGMQDNQVLRQSMVLDELINEYNRFKYKSHLRNRQPIA
- a CDS encoding sensor histidine kinase; this encodes MMDKVRTFFGKNVNLRTKLLLLFLALTLLPLSLQGVMNYKHFSQTMDRKTEQFTIELVRQINANLNRLLKDFERLSLLPLYDQMVLGILGKYNASMGSGTWARSEDYLKMKLYTSGQAYDRPEIRGIHLISNSGILFSNLDSLAVKPVWDSRQDDWFAELEDSEGTWRLIPPHDPGYYTGVQQESYISVGRVLRDPGTLQRLGYILIDIRLEAFGQLLSNLNVEQDASLMIVDSKQRLLFERISTGGMSAYDQLLTNGQLQSYAGNQKNVLDGQSYLYVQHHSSYSGLSVISLTPIAVIQKESGEMLTFTIGFAVLCMAAISILAFLLSYRITRPLIRLKHHMIRVEQGDFSQRVAHFSNDEFGQMSRGFNRMMEEIHRLFNEVFLLGIQEREAELSALQSQMNPHFIYNTLESINMMAIRQKHAEVSDMVTALGKLLRYTIDKVDRMVPLGEELAFVQSYVRIQQVRYNGKLKIIYDIEEEITECAIPKLILQPLVENAVYHGIEGQENGGVIWVSALKFDHELLISVRDNGKGMTQAKIDELNESISKQPSNEALRCHAGDSLGLNNIAQRLRLIYGEGGSLSIDGSPGQGLVVTISIQLLPKGD
- a CDS encoding response regulator — protein: MYKVLLVEDETVIRQGLRELIVQASSQFQVTGEASSGTEALDFLRCEVPDVLITDIRMREMDGLTLASKARDMYPELLMLIISGYGEFEYARRAMEFGVLNYLLKPIDRYELALCIQKIQLLLDRRYGISTLSVPEPSGKAEHAGGDTRKIIRDVKEHIKQHPDGDLRLQTIADLVNLNPTYLSQLFKNEIGINYSEYITEARMERAKWLLINTGLKIYDVARLSGHQSPKHFMLVFKQQVGWTAGEYRDRFSIS
- a CDS encoding sugar ABC transporter substrate-binding protein; its protein translation is MKKAGLILMLVLMMVASIACTSANSSSEPGSAGGENGEVELKFIMWGNQAHMDVYNKLIDGFTKENPGIKVTMESVPFAEYQQKISVLAAGGSLPDLAWVSERMVPQFKSNHILADVSEFKDDAQFKLDDYIPSTLDLFRDGDQLLGLPFSTPPVVMFYNKTLFDKADLTDPNTLATQGQWTWEQFEESAKAITSKEATNRIYGANFFRDWKTWAVLSSYSWSNGSGPFDEGMTKFTWNDAYGVQTFELLERMMFTDESHPKAGEQVSFDAGNVGMFFDNYSYVSKAREITDFEWSIAPMPSGSQGSVPMLGQAGYAMFNDSKHPEETKKLLKYFASEQGIQATATYFVPPRTSVLNSDAFILQPNNPSKEHIVQAVIDEMPKARLIPGHIRWQDIDNAVLQGFDRLFARTATTEDNLKQMQEEIQSVLQP
- a CDS encoding carbohydrate ABC transporter permease, producing the protein MTHPHKRKRRGPLAREAQIAGWLFVSPMVLGFTLLLLFPMGLALYMSLTDWPLLGDHHFVGLENYRNIMTDTMFWKVLANTVYFTVGLVPLNIVLALLLALLLSRNLRGIGIFRTAIFVPVMTSLIVWAIVWKLMYATESGLINQLLLMTGIKGPAWLYNEDLAMPAVIVTSVLKNVGLNMVLFIAAIQQVPRSLYEAATLDGAGRRGTFFHVTLPMITPTVFLTVVMTVIGSLKVFGQIYVMTQGGPSNSTKVLVYYIWEKAFKLFQFGYASALAYVLFFIVLILTLLQWQLRKRWVFNEGDA
- a CDS encoding carbohydrate ABC transporter permease, with product MKAMPSPSGRKIGSTLGTYLLLTLISLIMIVPFIWMISTSFKEPQSIFTYPPQWIPESFRFQNYIDVFRLIPFHRFYWNSIYISALVVLGTVFFASLAGYAFAKIPFKGRNVVFLILLSAMMIPHEVTAIPMFLFMRQLGWIDTHLPLILLPIFGAGGVFGIFVMRQFFITVPTELEEAAMIDGCNRFRIYARIMLPIAKPGMATLTIFTFVTIWNEFFDPLIFINSRDLMTLPLGLSLFTDEVGTAWQYLMSATVMATLPLLIVFFLAQRRFIEGVAMTGLKE